A stretch of DNA from Streptococcus sp. NPS 308:
GCGGAGGAAAACATAAATGCAACAGATTACTGAAATCATCACAAACGGAGCTATCAGCATCCTTGTCATTTTGGCAGGGGTAGCAGTTAAGGCAGTCAAAGACTACCTGGTTCAAAAAGGCGGAGAAAAGACTATCAAAATCGTCGAAATCCTTGCTAGAAATGCGGTCAATGCCGTGGAGCAGGTCGCTTCAGAAACTGGCTTCAAAGGCGAAGAGAAGCTGGAGCAAGCCCGCACTAAAATCCGTGCTGAGCTTACCAAATACAATATCAGCATGACCGATAAAGATTTAGACACATTTGTCGAGTCAGCGGTCAAACAAATGAACGATACTTGGAAAGGGGAATAAGCATGTCTAAAATTAATGACATGATCAATGACCTTATGTCCCACGCTAACGCTGGGACTGGCGTTGATTACGACAAAATGTACGGCTATCAATGTGCTGACGTGACTTGCTACGGTATCTTTGAATATTTCGGTACTCGACTTTGGGGTAACGCTATCGACTTGCTACGGTCTGCAGAAGCAGCGGGCTTGCAAGTCGTGTATGGCGCTCAATATCCTAAAGCTGGTTGGTTCTTTGTTAAGAATTTCGTCGCAGGCGATGGAGTGAATTATGGTCATACTGGTCTTGTCTATGAAGATTCTGACGGTTCAACCATTAAAACTATTGAGCAAAATATCGATGGTAACGCAGATTTCTTGGAAGTCGGCGGACCTTGTCGATATTATGAGCGCTCAGTCAATTCGATTGTGGGGTATATCGTACCACCTCAAGAGGACCAAACTGGTTGGAAGCATGATGGGACTGGTTGGTGGTGGAGCCGTAAAGACGGCTCATATCCAACTGCTAAATTTGAAGCAGTAGATGGAAACTGGTTCTACTTCAACGAGAACGGCTATATGTATGAGAGCCAATGGCTGCTTCATACAGATGGTAAGTGGTATTGGTTTGACGAAGATGGTTATATGGCCAATAGTGGATGGAAGAAAATCCATGGGAAATGGTACTACTTCAACCGTGACGGCGCCATGCAGACTGGATGGGTTAAATACTATGAGAAATGGTATTACCTCAATTCAGAGAATGGCGATATGGTATCGAATACTTTCATCCCTTACAACGGTGGCTACTACCTCATGCTTGAAGATGGTCGCTTGGCCGAAAAAGAAAGCTTCAATGTTGAGCCAGACGGCTTGATCACTACTAAATAATTTTTTAAAAAATAGAAAGGAAAATTTCTAAAATATTGTTCGAATTGTAACCGCAGGCTTAGGCTTGCGGTTTTTTTATTTTGCAAAAACGTGCATTTTGAACGATTAGAAACCAAAATCTAAATCCTATTGTTCAAAAAAGCGTTTTCTTGAAGAATAGGAAGAGGAAACCGTGTCGCATTATTGTCAAAAATGCCATTTTGTCAATAATAGTTCTTTCTAATTTTTTGATTATTGTCAAAAACGGTGTTTTGTTAAAAATAAAAAATAATGATTTTTTCATAACTTTTTATTTTTTTTTACGAATAGATAAGTAGGAGGAAGAAAATATGAACATTTTGAAGATTGAACTTGCGAGCATAGAGGAGACAGATTTAGGTTTTGAGCATTGGGTAGATGTGACTTATCAGGTGCCGATTTTGAAAAATGAGTACACGGTCAAGTTGTTGCTGCTCTTTGATTTTGAAATCGAAGATGACAAAGTGATTGAATATCTGGTCACTACCTGGAAGTATCGTGATCTCGTGTTGCATTCAGTGCGGATGTATGAGATGGAGAGAGAAGGGGCAAAAAAGGGGCAAAAATGTCGTAAATGTCTGTAAAACGATGTAAAAAGTCAACTTTGCTCTCGCTTTAAAGCTCTAAATTTCAACGTATTGTGAAACAGTGTAAATTATCGTATTGCCTATAACTGTTGTGTGCTCTTTTTTCGTGCTTTTTTCGAATAAATAAGATAAAATAGCCTAGAATAAATGATAATAGAAAAGAGAAAAATATGAAAATTCGTGGTTTTGAATTGGTTTCGAGTTTTACAGATGAAAATTTATTGCCCAAGCGTGAGACAGCGCATGCGGCTGGCTATGACTTAAAGGTTGCCGTGCGTACGGTGATCGCGCCAGGAGAGATTGTCTTAGTTCCGACAGGGGTTAAGGCTTATATGCAACCAACTGAGGTCCTCTACCTTTATGATCGCTCTTCAAACCCTCGTAAAAAGGGCTTGGTTTTAATTAACTCAGTTGGGGTTATTGATGGGGATTATTATGGCAATCCTGGGAATGAGGGACATATCTTTGCTCAGATGAAAAATATTACGGACCAGAAAGTGGTTCTTGAAGTTGGAGAACGTGTGGTTCAGGCTGTCTTTGCGCCTTTCTTAATCGCAGACGGAGATGAGGCAGACGGTGTTCGGACAGGTGGATTTGGATCGACAGGGCACTAAGATGAAGATTATCTTTGTACGTCATGGAGAACCAGACTACCGTGAGCTAGAGCAACGTTTTTATACAGGTTTTGGGATGGATTTAGCACCTTTATCTAAGGAAGGACGGCAACAAGTTCAGAAACTTTGTCAAAATCCTTTGCTTGGCTCAGCTGATATACTGGTGTCTTCTGCAGTGACGCGAGCATTAGAAACGGCTTCTTATCTTACTTGTGCTACGGGCCTTCCTTTAAGAGTAGAGCCTTTATTGCATGAATGGCAGGTTTACGAAAGTGGTATAGAGAATTTTGAAAAAGCACGTACTCTGTTTTTAGAAAACAAGGGGGAGTTGCTTCCTAATAGTCCTATTCAGTATGAGACAGCTGAAGAGATGAAGGCGCGTTTTTTGGAAACTATGATAAAGTACCGAGACTACCAGACAGTGCTAGTTGTCGCTCATCGAATGCTCATGCGCCAGTTTGTGCCAAATGAGAAGATTGATTTTTGCCAAGTAATTGAGTGTGAGGTAGAAATTTAGAAAGAGGTTTATTATCGCAAAGAAAAAGGCGACATTTGTGTGTCAAAATTGTGAATATAATTCACCTAAGTATCTAGGACGCTGTCCAAACTGTGGAGCTTGGTCTTCTTTTGTAGAAGAGATCGAGGTTGTCGAGGTCAAAAATGCGCGTGTGTCTTTGACAGGTGAAAAAACCAAGCCTATGAAACTGGCTGAAGTAACGTCTATCAATGTCAATAGAACCAAGACCGAGATGGAGGAATTTAACCGTGTACTTGGAGGCGGAGTGGTACCAGGGAGTCTCGTACTTATTGGGGGAGATCCTGGAATCGGGAAATCAACGCTTCTTTTACAAGTTTCAACCCAGTTGTCTCAAGTGGGTACGGTTCTCTACGTCAGTGGGGAGGAGTCTGCCCAGCAAATCAAGCTACGAGCAGAGCGATTGGGGGATATTGATAGTGAGTTTTATCTCTACGCCGAGACCAATATGCAGAGTGTTCGAGCTGAGGTAGAGCGCATCCAACCAGATTTTCTCATCATTGACTCTATACAAACTATTATGTCTCCTGAGATTTCAGGGGTGCAAGGGTCTGTGTCTCAGGTGCGAGAGGTGACAGCTGAGCTTATGCAGCTGGCCAAGACCAATAACATTGCCATCTTTATCGTAGGGCATGTGACCAAGGAAGGGACCTTAGCAGGTCCGCGTATGTTGGAGCATATGGTGGATACGGTGCTTTACTTTGAAGGGGAGCGTCACCATACCTTCCGAATCTTACGAGCGGTCAAAAACCGTTTTGGCTCGACCAATGAGATTGGCATTTTTGAGATGCAATCAGGTGGCTTGGTTGAGGTGCTCAATCCGAGTCAAGTTTTCCTAGAAGAGCGTTTGGATGGGGCCACTGGTTCATCAATCGTGGTAACTATGGAAGGGACACGTCCGATTTTGGCGGAGGTTCAAGCCTTGGTGACACCGACCATATTTGGAAATGCCAAGCGTACGACGACAGGGCTTGACTTCAATCGTGCTAGTTTGATTATGGCTGTTTTGGAAAAACGTGCAGGGCTTCTCTTGCAAAATCAAGATGCCTATCTCAAATCTGCTGGTGGTGTCAAATTGGATGAGCCTGCTATTGATTTAGCTGTTGCAGTGGCGATTGCTTCGAGTTACAAGGACAAGCCAACCAATCCTCAGGAATGTTTTGTGGGAGAATTGGGTTTGACAGGAGAGATTCGACGGGTCAATCGTATCGAACAACGTATCAATGAAGCGGCAAAACTTGGGTTTACAAAAATTTATGTACCCAAAAATTCCTTGACAGGCATTAAACCACCTCAAGAAATTCAGGCGATAGGAGTGACGACTATCCAGGAAGTTTTGAAAATGGTCTTTGCTTAATCTGTGACAAATCTTCTTAAAAATGAT
This window harbors:
- a CDS encoding histidine phosphatase family protein — its product is MKIIFVRHGEPDYRELEQRFYTGFGMDLAPLSKEGRQQVQKLCQNPLLGSADILVSSAVTRALETASYLTCATGLPLRVEPLLHEWQVYESGIENFEKARTLFLENKGELLPNSPIQYETAEEMKARFLETMIKYRDYQTVLVVAHRMLMRQFVPNEKIDFCQVIECEVEI
- a CDS encoding DUF7720 family protein, with product MNILKIELASIEETDLGFEHWVDVTYQVPILKNEYTVKLLLLFDFEIEDDKVIEYLVTTWKYRDLVLHSVRMYEMEREGAKKGQKCRKCL
- a CDS encoding dUTP diphosphatase; the protein is MKIRGFELVSSFTDENLLPKRETAHAAGYDLKVAVRTVIAPGEIVLVPTGVKAYMQPTEVLYLYDRSSNPRKKGLVLINSVGVIDGDYYGNPGNEGHIFAQMKNITDQKVVLEVGERVVQAVFAPFLIADGDEADGVRTGGFGSTGH
- the radA gene encoding DNA repair protein RadA, with translation MAKKKATFVCQNCEYNSPKYLGRCPNCGAWSSFVEEIEVVEVKNARVSLTGEKTKPMKLAEVTSINVNRTKTEMEEFNRVLGGGVVPGSLVLIGGDPGIGKSTLLLQVSTQLSQVGTVLYVSGEESAQQIKLRAERLGDIDSEFYLYAETNMQSVRAEVERIQPDFLIIDSIQTIMSPEISGVQGSVSQVREVTAELMQLAKTNNIAIFIVGHVTKEGTLAGPRMLEHMVDTVLYFEGERHHTFRILRAVKNRFGSTNEIGIFEMQSGGLVEVLNPSQVFLEERLDGATGSSIVVTMEGTRPILAEVQALVTPTIFGNAKRTTTGLDFNRASLIMAVLEKRAGLLLQNQDAYLKSAGGVKLDEPAIDLAVAVAIASSYKDKPTNPQECFVGELGLTGEIRRVNRIEQRINEAAKLGFTKIYVPKNSLTGIKPPQEIQAIGVTTIQEVLKMVFA
- a CDS encoding CHAP domain-containing protein; its protein translation is MSKINDMINDLMSHANAGTGVDYDKMYGYQCADVTCYGIFEYFGTRLWGNAIDLLRSAEAAGLQVVYGAQYPKAGWFFVKNFVAGDGVNYGHTGLVYEDSDGSTIKTIEQNIDGNADFLEVGGPCRYYERSVNSIVGYIVPPQEDQTGWKHDGTGWWWSRKDGSYPTAKFEAVDGNWFYFNENGYMYESQWLLHTDGKWYWFDEDGYMANSGWKKIHGKWYYFNRDGAMQTGWVKYYEKWYYLNSENGDMVSNTFIPYNGGYYLMLEDGRLAEKESFNVEPDGLITTK
- a CDS encoding phage holin, with the protein product MQQITEIITNGAISILVILAGVAVKAVKDYLVQKGGEKTIKIVEILARNAVNAVEQVASETGFKGEEKLEQARTKIRAELTKYNISMTDKDLDTFVESAVKQMNDTWKGE